In Desulfomonile tiedjei DSM 6799, a genomic segment contains:
- a CDS encoding B12-binding domain-containing radical SAM protein, with the protein MKAVLVRPPFYALFGVTTPKMKTYPLNLLYLATYAKNRSQHDIAVIDGENISVPGLEPPQGETDPEIIMNNGIPRMIELLESADHALWLEIEKRILAENPGLVGITCNSGNMDTVKLLVHRLKKAGLPVVLGGSHPTVLPEQSMQYTSADMVIMGEGEETLVELLHKFEKSESYKDVPSLAWRYDTSITVNPRGKLIESIDSLPIPDRSLIPREDYFGEVIMTGRGCPFNCGYCASRNIWGKSVRLRSTDSIVQELHMLARSAESRPDYPGRWVVKVVDDTFTVNRKRTIALLERIIAENLNRFEFTGGVRADTLDETLVEKMHQANFKRVTLGVESGSPKILKSIRKGETNDQVKRALSLLRGAGIRSHAFFMIGFPDEGPEDVELSKKLIEDAKPDHVEVNMVTPYPGTELFEKLIDADPMSIDRWYRWFHQGLATHSHKLNYDLDTAYADFLKFAGDYNKTRL; encoded by the coding sequence ATGAAAGCTGTTCTCGTACGGCCCCCGTTTTACGCATTGTTCGGGGTCACGACTCCCAAAATGAAGACGTATCCTTTGAATCTTCTCTATCTGGCTACGTACGCAAAAAACCGGAGCCAGCACGACATTGCTGTCATAGACGGCGAGAACATAAGCGTCCCCGGGTTAGAACCTCCGCAGGGCGAGACGGACCCTGAAATCATCATGAATAACGGCATACCCCGGATGATCGAACTCCTTGAAAGCGCTGACCATGCTCTTTGGCTGGAAATCGAAAAGAGAATCCTGGCAGAGAATCCCGGATTGGTGGGCATCACTTGTAATTCCGGAAACATGGATACGGTGAAGTTGCTGGTCCATAGATTGAAGAAAGCAGGACTGCCCGTGGTGCTCGGAGGAAGTCACCCTACGGTGCTCCCTGAGCAGAGCATGCAGTACACCTCTGCAGATATGGTTATAATGGGAGAAGGCGAGGAGACTCTCGTCGAACTGCTCCACAAATTTGAGAAATCGGAATCGTACAAAGATGTTCCCTCCCTCGCGTGGAGATATGATACTTCCATAACAGTCAATCCGCGGGGAAAACTCATTGAATCCATAGACTCTTTGCCCATTCCGGACCGGTCTCTCATTCCCAGGGAAGACTACTTTGGCGAAGTCATCATGACCGGGCGAGGATGCCCTTTCAACTGCGGGTACTGCGCATCCAGAAATATCTGGGGCAAGAGCGTTCGGCTGAGATCGACGGATTCAATTGTCCAAGAACTGCACATGCTGGCGAGAAGTGCAGAGTCACGGCCTGATTATCCCGGCAGGTGGGTCGTCAAAGTCGTGGACGACACGTTTACGGTAAACCGCAAGCGTACGATTGCACTCCTGGAAAGAATCATTGCAGAAAACCTCAATCGATTCGAGTTCACCGGTGGAGTTCGAGCGGACACTCTGGATGAGACCCTTGTTGAAAAAATGCACCAGGCAAATTTCAAAAGGGTCACCCTGGGAGTGGAAAGCGGCAGCCCGAAGATACTGAAATCCATCCGTAAAGGAGAAACGAACGATCAGGTCAAGAGGGCGTTGTCGCTCCTGCGGGGTGCAGGAATCCGTTCCCACGCCTTCTTCATGATCGGTTTTCCCGACGAGGGACCGGAAGATGTGGAACTCTCCAAAAAGCTGATTGAAGATGCAAAACCGGATCACGTGGAAGTCAATATGGTAACTCCGTATCCCGGGACAGAGCTTTTTGAAAAGTTGATCGACGCGGACCCTATGTCCATAGATCGCTGGTACAGATGGTTCCATCAGGGCCTGGCAACCCATTCTCACAAATTAAACTACGATCTGGATACAGCCTACGCCGACTTCTTGAAGTTTGCAGGAGATTACAACAAAACTCGACTGTAA
- a CDS encoding class I SAM-dependent methyltransferase translates to MGSNRRPYPENHWLRSENPEQALETYLRQQSLAYSRTKNGFVQELLGDLRGKRVLDYGCGGGLFAVHAAKNGAARVIAVDAEESALETARYFAMREGVESMCTFMVHEEFPTFPNGERFDVILMKDVIEHVLDDAALLDKAALAVVPGGQLIVSTQNALSVNYLIQGTYHRWWLGNKNWYGWDETHVRFYTSMSLKRKLKRAGFSCTDWRSVYLIPYKLPAPPGSGKEFFRIDVLSEVDRILGGIFPYNRLGWNIIVKAEASPLVKERTHALHSIPGVLPVTPAAICKEV, encoded by the coding sequence ATGGGCTCAAATAGAAGACCGTATCCCGAAAACCATTGGCTCAGGTCCGAAAACCCTGAGCAGGCTCTCGAGACTTACCTAAGGCAACAGAGTCTGGCCTACAGCCGCACGAAGAACGGGTTCGTGCAGGAATTGCTGGGAGACCTGCGAGGTAAGCGGGTCCTCGATTACGGCTGCGGAGGAGGTCTTTTCGCGGTTCATGCAGCAAAGAACGGCGCTGCTCGCGTTATCGCTGTGGATGCCGAGGAATCCGCTCTGGAAACGGCACGCTATTTTGCCATGCGTGAGGGTGTCGAATCCATGTGCACGTTCATGGTGCACGAGGAATTTCCCACGTTTCCCAATGGTGAACGCTTTGATGTCATTCTCATGAAAGACGTCATCGAACACGTCCTGGACGATGCTGCACTGCTCGATAAAGCCGCTTTGGCCGTGGTCCCTGGAGGACAGCTCATCGTGAGCACCCAGAACGCACTCTCCGTGAATTACTTGATTCAAGGTACGTATCATCGATGGTGGTTGGGTAACAAAAATTGGTACGGATGGGATGAGACCCACGTGCGTTTTTACACTTCTATGTCCCTGAAACGGAAGCTCAAGAGAGCAGGCTTCTCCTGCACTGATTGGAGGTCGGTATACCTCATCCCGTATAAGCTTCCGGCACCTCCGGGGTCAGGCAAAGAGTTCTTCCGCATTGATGTTCTCAGCGAAGTAGATCGCATTCTTGGAGGAATATTCCCTTACAACCGGCTCGGCTGGAACATCATTGTGAAAGCGGAGGCTTCGCCTTTGGTAAAGGAACGTACGCATGCCCTTCACTCGATTCCCGGAGTACTCCCTGTGACCCCGGCTGCCATCTGCAAAGAAGTCTGA
- a CDS encoding HDIG domain-containing metalloprotein yields the protein MSSSPWGITRDEAVALMEQYLETDSMRKHCLASEAIMRDLAPRFGGDPDMWGLAGLLHDVDYNETKDTMNQHGLMTASILEKRGVHPEIIDAIKHHNAENLGLVRSETIHIALTAAETITGMLVAAALINPDKKLSSLKVKSVKKRMKAKEFARSVNRDHILLCEQIGIPLDEFIELSIGSMCKIADTLGL from the coding sequence GTGAGTTCTTCACCCTGGGGAATCACCCGGGACGAGGCTGTGGCCCTTATGGAGCAGTATCTCGAAACAGACAGCATGCGAAAGCACTGTCTGGCTTCGGAAGCGATTATGCGCGACCTTGCACCCAGATTCGGCGGCGATCCGGACATGTGGGGGCTTGCAGGTTTGCTCCACGATGTGGATTACAACGAAACCAAAGACACTATGAATCAGCACGGGTTGATGACTGCATCTATTCTTGAGAAACGCGGTGTACATCCCGAGATAATCGATGCCATCAAGCATCATAATGCCGAAAATCTGGGCCTGGTCAGGTCCGAAACCATACATATTGCGCTCACCGCGGCTGAGACCATTACCGGCATGCTGGTTGCCGCAGCTTTGATCAACCCGGACAAGAAGCTTTCGTCATTGAAGGTGAAATCGGTCAAAAAAAGAATGAAGGCCAAGGAATTCGCGCGATCCGTCAACCGCGATCACATACTTCTCTGCGAACAGATCGGAATACCTTTGGATGAGTTTATCGAACTCAGTATCGGTTCCATGTGCAAGATAGCCGACACGTTGGGGCTGTAG
- a CDS encoding glycosyltransferase family 1 protein: protein MRIGIVFHKNPFLQPTGIDLVRLRAIAGGLIRKGVHAEIIAPVQQDGKIDGSIPVRRIEVLNNSSQYDILKTSYHYSIELIREYSGPVVSRIVRVVDAELPERDEPFRARLLACQELIRNRASALVLNNQENADRWHTLYGDQPHTELIPTGCPSELPSEQGNPFSHDRPVLLFLGSLAAPRMVNMVNRVAEMMAGRCKIHFIGANKACMYGGDESCSLNPLITDHGELPEPLIWDYVRHASIGLALATGPYPFDNDVSKILNYLRGGLPVLSEEPIVNNGLVQKMEFGDTFRFDDVEDLVSKAENMLHHDFRRTRQKVMHTMASEHSWDRRVESYIRLFRTLV, encoded by the coding sequence ATGCGCATCGGAATAGTTTTCCACAAAAACCCTTTTCTCCAACCCACCGGAATCGACCTGGTGAGATTGAGAGCCATTGCAGGCGGTCTTATCCGGAAAGGAGTGCACGCGGAAATCATAGCCCCGGTGCAGCAGGACGGCAAAATCGACGGATCTATCCCGGTGCGACGAATCGAAGTTCTCAACAATTCTTCTCAGTACGATATTCTCAAGACTTCGTATCATTATTCCATCGAGCTGATCCGCGAGTACTCAGGGCCGGTGGTCTCTCGGATCGTCAGGGTGGTTGACGCGGAACTCCCGGAGCGAGACGAGCCATTCAGAGCGCGGCTTCTCGCGTGTCAGGAGCTGATCCGTAATCGTGCATCGGCTCTTGTGCTCAATAATCAAGAAAACGCCGATCGCTGGCACACTCTCTACGGAGACCAGCCGCATACTGAGCTTATCCCTACGGGTTGCCCGTCCGAACTACCGTCCGAACAGGGGAATCCGTTCAGCCACGATCGACCCGTCTTGCTGTTTCTGGGGAGTCTCGCTGCCCCCCGCATGGTCAACATGGTGAACCGCGTTGCCGAAATGATGGCGGGCCGGTGCAAAATCCATTTCATCGGTGCGAATAAAGCTTGCATGTACGGAGGGGACGAATCATGTTCGCTCAATCCGTTGATAACAGATCACGGCGAGCTTCCCGAACCTTTGATCTGGGACTATGTGCGTCACGCTTCCATTGGGCTTGCCCTTGCCACCGGGCCGTATCCATTCGATAACGACGTATCCAAAATTCTCAATTATCTGCGCGGAGGCCTTCCGGTGCTCTCGGAAGAACCTATCGTGAACAACGGACTGGTGCAAAAGATGGAATTTGGCGATACGTTCCGCTTCGACGATGTGGAAGACCTGGTTTCCAAGGCTGAAAACATGTTACATCACGATTTTAGACGTACGCGACAAAAAGTAATGCACACTATGGCTTCAGAGCATTCCTGGGACAGGCGGGTGGAATCATACATCCGCTTGTTCCGCACTCTTGTCTGA
- a CDS encoding FAD-dependent oxidoreductase translates to MKNLIIIGGSDAGISAALRSREIDPEIEPTLIIADRYPNFSICGLPFYLSGEVTDWRNLAHRTKEEIEQAGIRLVMDHRAETIDPKKKLVQVVDTDGKTRELHYDKLVIGTGAESIKPNIKGMDLPGVFLLRWMDDSFAVHAWLTEHHPQSALVVGGGYIGMEMADALILRGLSVTVVEFASTVLTTVDEILGEKVAAELERHGVNVATGVGIESIEASGKSLTVKGSKGFSTNADMVLVAVGCRPSATLAAGAGIETGLKGAIKVNRRMETNVPDIYAAGDCVETWHNLLKKYTYLPLGTTAHKQGRIAGENAAGGNREFAGSLGTQAVKIFDLVAARTGLRDSEARDEGFDPFTDYFETWDHKVYYPGAEKIIIRITGDRNTHRLLGAQILGHYKSEISKRVDIVAAALFSNLTVEQLSDLDLSYTPPLSSPWDPIQMAAQAWTKNCGVSVR, encoded by the coding sequence ATGAAAAACCTCATCATCATTGGTGGAAGCGATGCAGGAATCAGCGCGGCTCTCAGGTCACGCGAAATAGACCCTGAAATCGAGCCGACTCTCATTATTGCCGACAGGTATCCCAATTTCAGCATTTGCGGTCTGCCCTTCTACTTGAGTGGAGAAGTGACTGATTGGCGAAATCTTGCCCACAGAACAAAAGAGGAAATCGAACAGGCGGGAATTCGACTCGTTATGGATCACCGGGCTGAGACAATAGATCCGAAAAAGAAGCTTGTTCAGGTCGTCGATACTGATGGAAAAACGAGAGAGCTGCACTACGACAAGCTCGTTATAGGGACCGGTGCGGAATCCATTAAACCCAATATTAAAGGCATGGATTTACCGGGTGTCTTTCTCCTGAGATGGATGGACGACAGCTTTGCAGTCCATGCGTGGCTGACAGAACACCATCCGCAGTCAGCACTCGTCGTCGGTGGCGGTTACATCGGCATGGAAATGGCTGATGCACTGATTCTTCGAGGACTATCCGTGACGGTTGTGGAGTTTGCAAGTACGGTCCTCACGACCGTGGACGAGATATTGGGGGAAAAAGTCGCTGCAGAATTGGAGCGGCACGGAGTAAATGTCGCCACCGGAGTGGGAATAGAGTCCATCGAAGCCAGCGGAAAGAGCTTAACCGTGAAAGGCTCAAAAGGATTCAGCACCAATGCCGATATGGTGCTTGTGGCGGTAGGATGCAGACCTTCCGCTACACTGGCTGCAGGAGCCGGTATTGAAACAGGGCTGAAGGGCGCTATTAAAGTGAATCGGCGCATGGAAACCAATGTTCCGGACATCTATGCAGCCGGGGACTGTGTAGAAACCTGGCACAATCTTCTAAAGAAGTACACGTATCTTCCGCTGGGAACTACAGCTCACAAACAGGGGCGCATAGCAGGTGAAAACGCAGCGGGCGGCAATCGTGAGTTCGCTGGCTCTCTCGGCACCCAGGCTGTTAAAATATTCGATCTGGTGGCGGCTCGCACAGGGCTTCGTGATAGTGAAGCTCGAGACGAAGGATTCGATCCCTTCACCGATTACTTCGAAACCTGGGATCACAAGGTGTACTATCCCGGTGCTGAGAAGATAATTATCCGCATTACCGGCGATCGGAACACCCACAGGCTGCTGGGTGCTCAGATTCTCGGACATTACAAGTCTGAGATATCTAAACGAGTTGATATAGTTGCTGCAGCGCTTTTCAGTAACTTGACGGTCGAGCAGTTGAGCGATCTCGATTTGAGCTATACTCCGCCTCTGAGTAGCCCCTGGGATCCGATTCAGATGGCAGCTCAAGCATGGACAAAGAATTGCGGAGTATCAGTTCGGTAA
- a CDS encoding glycosyltransferase, with product MQQRNRAKPKVCIVTPEYPPEQWGGLARTVQRVSYHARDMGLNTHVAVFSIDPENLVLLDENHRSESLDGVTVHHITVGKQQMNESSREIWDCPHTYTVRMMYQSLEILHAREQFDLFHSFFLYPAGYVAGLVSRRFRKPSIVTIVGNDIKKYTFSPEKAAICRIGLENADRIVGLSRDLVEMADALVRIEEKSRIIYNSVRVPDYYRNERVTKQGMTRIGCAGIFKYAKGLPYLLKAAALLKHEYGFVLELRGHLRESETQVFDRMLEHTGMSGHVHLLEPVTHERISEWMDSLDLFVLPSVSEGCPNILMEAMASGVPSIATNTGAIGGLIENGTSGLIVPWGDSKALAGAMSHMMQNPELARNMGLAGRERMRKFSSDREFYAWRELYRELLEF from the coding sequence ATGCAACAACGGAATAGAGCGAAACCAAAAGTATGTATTGTCACGCCCGAATACCCGCCGGAACAATGGGGAGGACTCGCCAGAACCGTGCAGCGCGTTTCTTATCATGCTCGTGACATGGGATTGAACACCCACGTGGCAGTCTTTTCCATCGATCCCGAGAATCTCGTTTTGCTCGACGAAAACCACAGGTCGGAATCGCTGGACGGAGTAACCGTTCATCACATTACAGTCGGCAAACAACAGATGAACGAATCTTCTCGGGAAATCTGGGACTGCCCTCACACGTATACTGTTCGGATGATGTACCAGTCTCTGGAAATACTCCATGCAAGAGAGCAGTTCGATTTGTTCCACTCATTCTTCCTGTATCCCGCGGGTTATGTGGCAGGTCTCGTGTCGCGACGATTTCGGAAACCGTCCATCGTTACCATTGTCGGCAATGATATCAAGAAGTACACCTTTAGTCCTGAAAAGGCTGCCATCTGCCGCATAGGACTGGAGAATGCCGATCGAATTGTCGGCTTGAGCAGAGATCTCGTCGAAATGGCCGACGCGTTAGTTCGCATTGAAGAAAAATCCAGAATTATATACAATTCTGTAAGGGTTCCGGATTATTATAGGAACGAGAGAGTCACGAAACAGGGGATGACCCGGATCGGGTGTGCGGGAATATTCAAGTATGCCAAAGGATTGCCATACCTGTTAAAAGCTGCGGCCTTACTGAAACACGAGTATGGATTTGTCTTGGAGCTCCGGGGACATTTGCGAGAATCGGAGACCCAGGTTTTTGACAGAATGTTGGAACATACCGGAATGAGCGGACATGTGCATCTCCTGGAACCTGTGACTCACGAACGGATTTCGGAATGGATGGATTCCCTGGATCTCTTTGTGCTCCCTTCAGTATCGGAAGGGTGCCCCAATATTCTCATGGAAGCGATGGCTTCGGGAGTGCCTTCCATTGCCACGAACACCGGAGCAATCGGCGGACTGATCGAGAACGGGACATCCGGACTGATCGTGCCATGGGGGGATTCCAAAGCTCTTGCAGGAGCAATGTCACACATGATGCAGAATCCTGAACTGGCACGAAACATGGGTTTGGCCGGCCGTGAAAGAATGCGCAAATTTTCTTCAGACCGGGAGTTTTATGCATGGCGTGAATTGTATAGAGAATTGCTGGAGTTCTGA
- a CDS encoding cysteine desulfurase family protein produces MKTINMDHVAASSLLPEVVEAMMPFLSEKMGNPSSMHSLGEEVTEALEEARGQVAGLINASDQEMVFTSGGTESNNWALKGMVLANRSRGNHIITSSIEHFSIMHAIKALEKQGVEVTRLPVDKYGIVDPDDVRKAITPRTILISVMHANNEVGSIQPIAEIGKIAREHGVPFHTDAVATVGVIPVDVKALNVDLLSLAANPFYGPLGTGALYVRKGVRIEPLIDGGIQEQGLRAGTENVLGIVGMGKAAEIAAGELESRMAHLIPLRDRLINEIPASIEEVEPVGHRTQRLPGNASVLVRYVEGESMLLFLDMEGIKIASGSACISRSLKVSHVMLAMGIDAGNAQGSLLFTLGKDNTNEDVDEVVRILPPIVQKLRDMSPLYKRTTKFKAIG; encoded by the coding sequence ATGAAAACCATAAACATGGATCATGTTGCAGCAAGTTCGCTGCTTCCTGAAGTTGTGGAAGCAATGATGCCGTTCCTATCGGAAAAGATGGGGAATCCTTCCAGTATGCACAGTCTCGGAGAAGAGGTCACGGAAGCGCTCGAAGAAGCCAGGGGCCAGGTGGCCGGGCTCATCAATGCTTCGGATCAGGAGATGGTGTTCACTTCAGGGGGCACAGAGTCCAATAACTGGGCATTGAAGGGAATGGTTCTTGCCAATCGGTCTCGAGGGAATCATATTATTACTTCCTCCATCGAGCACTTTTCCATCATGCATGCAATCAAGGCTCTGGAAAAGCAGGGAGTTGAAGTTACACGTCTCCCGGTGGACAAGTACGGTATCGTGGACCCTGATGATGTCCGGAAAGCAATCACACCGCGGACCATTCTCATTTCCGTAATGCACGCGAACAATGAAGTGGGAAGCATTCAGCCCATAGCGGAAATCGGAAAGATAGCCCGCGAACACGGTGTACCCTTCCACACGGATGCAGTTGCAACGGTGGGGGTAATTCCTGTGGATGTAAAGGCCTTGAATGTGGACCTCCTTTCCCTGGCTGCAAACCCGTTTTATGGTCCCCTCGGTACGGGCGCGTTGTATGTCCGGAAGGGCGTCAGAATCGAACCCCTCATCGACGGCGGTATTCAGGAACAAGGCTTGAGAGCCGGTACAGAAAACGTTTTAGGTATAGTGGGGATGGGCAAGGCCGCGGAAATTGCAGCAGGAGAGTTGGAATCCAGAATGGCACACTTGATTCCTCTGCGGGACAGGCTTATAAATGAAATTCCTGCGTCCATCGAAGAAGTTGAGCCGGTCGGTCATCGGACCCAAAGACTTCCCGGGAATGCAAGCGTTTTGGTCAGGTATGTGGAAGGTGAATCCATGCTCTTGTTCCTCGATATGGAGGGGATCAAGATTGCGAGTGGGTCCGCTTGTATTTCTCGTTCGCTGAAGGTCTCTCATGTGATGTTGGCCATGGGAATCGATGCAGGAAATGCGCAGGGCTCGCTGCTGTTCACGTTGGGCAAAGACAATACGAATGAAGACGTGGACGAAGTCGTACGAATCCTGCCGCCTATCGTGCAGAAATTGAGAGATATGTCGCCTCTGTACAAGAGAACAACCAAGTTCAAGGCGATAGGTTGA
- a CDS encoding metallophosphoesterase family protein, with the protein MKIAHVSDLHFGRRTSLEKLQFLRQDLLEQSPELLVLTGDITDRGTISQFRWAHDFLQSLEIPYISIPGNREIGISAVWEWMFPFLGMRRYSKFFGPADRVTHFKNDHNILFIGINSVHSFPSWPGKINRDTRYWLKAFAAEHADYFKVLFLHHPVIPVIRASSFWAHALSDAGELLNISTQAGIGLILQGHKHRSAVVELGFPQRQAKVVVSCGGAPLMSQWDPSYHLINILNGSLIVHVRECTESGFSESGVYHFNMNENPGL; encoded by the coding sequence ATGAAAATCGCGCATGTCTCGGACCTGCATTTCGGCCGAAGGACTTCCCTGGAGAAGCTCCAGTTCTTGCGACAAGATCTTCTTGAGCAATCGCCGGAACTGCTCGTACTTACCGGTGATATAACCGACAGAGGCACAATATCTCAGTTTCGTTGGGCTCACGATTTCTTGCAGTCACTGGAAATCCCTTATATCAGCATACCGGGGAATAGAGAAATCGGCATCTCTGCTGTGTGGGAATGGATGTTTCCATTTCTGGGCATGAGGCGCTATTCCAAATTTTTCGGTCCGGCAGATCGCGTAACGCACTTCAAGAACGATCATAACATACTGTTTATAGGTATCAATTCCGTTCACTCGTTTCCTTCATGGCCCGGTAAAATAAACCGGGACACGCGATATTGGCTAAAGGCTTTTGCAGCGGAGCACGCGGATTATTTCAAGGTACTCTTCCTTCATCATCCGGTGATTCCTGTCATACGTGCTTCGTCTTTTTGGGCTCATGCGCTTTCGGATGCAGGGGAATTACTGAACATCAGTACTCAGGCCGGGATAGGATTAATTTTGCAGGGACACAAGCACAGATCCGCAGTAGTGGAACTTGGGTTTCCTCAGCGACAAGCAAAAGTCGTAGTCTCCTGCGGGGGAGCACCACTCATGTCACAATGGGACCCTTCATATCATCTCATAAATATACTAAACGGTTCACTGATAGTGCATGTGCGGGAATGCACGGAGTCAGGATTCTCGGAATCGGGAGTGTATCACTTCAACATGAATGAGAATCCCGGTCTCTGA
- a CDS encoding signal peptidase I, translated as MQNNPSPNSTEPLMVMLRGRSMHPTLRAGDALFVKPAVKVVPGDVVVYLCPRENTPIAHRVVSVGENEIKTRGDNNPSTDLFPVRISDILGKVEQFERKGCRKRLQGGLCGRIQALYVRARKTAINVAVASFRSIYRMQCVSGIFARLLPVKPRVVRFENSGKPRIQLLLGKRVIGEMISEEGWYIKPPFRLFVGEDLLPTPGENAKENKQTVCAIEKEQ; from the coding sequence ATGCAGAATAATCCATCTCCGAATTCAACCGAACCTTTGATGGTGATGCTACGCGGCCGAAGCATGCATCCCACTTTGCGTGCAGGAGATGCGCTCTTCGTTAAACCTGCCGTCAAAGTTGTTCCAGGTGACGTTGTAGTCTACCTGTGCCCTCGCGAGAATACGCCAATAGCGCACCGTGTCGTATCCGTTGGCGAAAACGAAATTAAAACCAGAGGCGATAACAACCCAAGCACCGATCTTTTTCCGGTACGTATTTCCGATATCCTGGGGAAAGTGGAGCAGTTTGAACGCAAAGGGTGTCGCAAAAGGCTTCAGGGCGGGTTATGCGGTCGCATACAGGCGCTCTATGTACGAGCCAGGAAGACAGCGATCAATGTTGCCGTTGCCTCTTTCCGGTCGATCTATCGCATGCAGTGTGTTTCCGGAATATTTGCCCGGTTGCTTCCAGTGAAGCCGCGTGTGGTCCGCTTCGAGAATTCGGGAAAACCCCGGATTCAGTTGCTTCTTGGCAAACGAGTCATAGGGGAGATGATTTCTGAAGAAGGTTGGTACATAAAACCTCCTTTCCGGTTGTTTGTAGGAGAGGACTTGCTGCCTACTCCGGGAGAGAACGCTAAAGAGAACAAGCAGACTGTTTGTGCGATTGAGAAGGAGCAATAG
- the tsaB gene encoding tRNA (adenosine(37)-N6)-threonylcarbamoyltransferase complex dimerization subunit type 1 TsaB, translated as MRILAVHSTSPSLGVAVTQGDSVLEEVVLPPGREHLENLVPIISDLLHRLHIDVRQLDGLAVATGPGSFSGIRIGIACIKGMATVLKMPVVGVSSLEIQAWQVLEEDQTGISLLDARRAETYVAVFHKKNKLLEYIFGPALIKSSEVETLISEIPNISAIVGEPAAAGLMALLRKDAQHVIVNPSASACALIACERLRRGQADRVHSLVPVYIRRSDAEEKRDLLRDRDSHSC; from the coding sequence GTGCGAATTCTGGCTGTACATTCCACGAGCCCATCTCTGGGCGTGGCCGTAACTCAGGGCGATTCCGTCCTGGAAGAAGTAGTGTTGCCTCCCGGAAGGGAGCACCTGGAAAACCTGGTGCCCATAATCAGCGACCTGCTGCACCGTTTACATATTGACGTCAGGCAGCTTGACGGCTTGGCTGTTGCCACAGGCCCGGGTTCCTTTTCAGGCATTCGCATCGGAATAGCCTGCATCAAGGGAATGGCCACGGTCCTGAAAATGCCCGTTGTGGGGGTATCAAGCCTGGAAATTCAGGCATGGCAGGTTTTGGAGGAAGATCAAACGGGCATATCTTTGCTGGATGCACGACGTGCCGAAACGTATGTCGCCGTATTTCACAAGAAAAACAAATTGTTGGAATATATTTTCGGACCGGCGTTGATCAAGTCTTCCGAAGTGGAGACACTCATCTCAGAAATACCCAACATTTCCGCGATCGTGGGAGAACCCGCTGCGGCTGGATTGATGGCCCTTCTCCGGAAGGATGCGCAGCATGTAATCGTTAATCCGTCGGCATCCGCCTGTGCTCTCATTGCATGCGAACGGTTGCGAAGAGGACAGGCGGACCGGGTCCATTCCCTCGTCCCGGTGTACATCCGGAGGTCTGATGCAGAAGAGAAACGGGATTTGCTCAGAGACCGGGATTCTCATTCATGTTGA
- a CDS encoding DMT family transporter yields MGAWPYLLMAILLEVCGTTCMKLSAGFTKLLPSILIFVFYSLSFATLTICLKYIDVSVAYAVWSGLGTLLIAIIGAVYFKESMTLMKAVSILLIIIGVIGVNMSGTNH; encoded by the coding sequence ATGGGAGCCTGGCCATATCTCCTGATGGCTATTCTGCTTGAAGTGTGCGGCACCACTTGCATGAAGTTGAGCGCAGGATTCACGAAACTGCTGCCTTCCATCCTTATTTTCGTGTTCTACAGCTTGTCCTTTGCTACTTTAACGATATGTCTTAAGTATATAGACGTGAGCGTAGCGTATGCCGTCTGGTCGGGTCTGGGAACGCTCTTGATCGCCATTATCGGAGCAGTGTATTTCAAAGAATCCATGACTCTGATGAAAGCTGTTTCCATTCTTCTCATCATCATAGGCGTAATCGGTGTAAATATGTCCGGAACGAACCATTAA
- a CDS encoding transcriptional regulator — MNIKPIRTDEDYDTACRRIDEIFHAEPGTPEDDELEILLTLVDKYEEAHFKVGMRHSILEGLS; from the coding sequence ATGAATATCAAACCGATACGAACAGATGAAGATTATGACACTGCTTGCCGGAGAATCGACGAAATTTTTCACGCAGAGCCCGGAACCCCCGAAGATGATGAACTTGAGATTCTACTCACGTTGGTTGACAAATACGAGGAAGCCCATTTCAAAGTTGGAATGCGGCATTCCATACTTGAAGGTCTTTCCTGA